A region of Jannaschia sp. W003 DNA encodes the following proteins:
- a CDS encoding LacI family DNA-binding transcriptional regulator, whose product MTAADVAREAGVSQSAVSRVFTDGASASPAMAGRVREAAERLGYRPNVLARSLITGRSRIVGLVVGYLDNPFYADAIDKLSAALQSEGYHLLIFTTGRSMPDLDRIVGELIDYQVDGLIAASANISGELVRRCEAAGLPLVLFNRGIEGGGATAVTSANREGGALVAEFLVAGGHRCFGHVAGWHGSSTGRDRLEGFRAGLEARGARLHHCAPGDYDRAAAAEATRAMMGAACPPDAIFAANDHMAFAVLDCLRHDLCLRVPGDVSVVGYDDVSVAAWPAYALTTVRQSSRRMVEATVRELLAHMAAPARPPVRVEVEGPLVVRESARVPEGWHRGRADP is encoded by the coding sequence GTGACAGCGGCCGACGTGGCCCGCGAGGCGGGGGTCTCGCAATCCGCCGTGAGCCGCGTCTTCACCGACGGCGCCAGCGCCAGCCCCGCCATGGCGGGCCGCGTGCGCGAGGCGGCGGAGCGGTTGGGCTACCGCCCCAACGTGCTCGCCCGATCGCTGATCACCGGGCGCTCGCGCATCGTGGGGCTGGTGGTCGGCTACCTCGACAACCCGTTCTACGCGGACGCCATCGACAAGCTGTCCGCCGCCCTGCAGTCCGAGGGCTACCACCTCCTGATCTTCACCACCGGCCGGTCCATGCCCGACCTCGACCGCATCGTGGGCGAGCTGATCGACTACCAGGTGGACGGGCTGATCGCCGCTTCCGCGAACATCTCGGGCGAGCTGGTGCGCCGTTGCGAGGCGGCCGGCCTGCCGCTCGTGCTGTTCAACCGCGGCATCGAGGGGGGCGGGGCCACCGCCGTCACCTCCGCCAACCGCGAGGGGGGCGCGCTGGTGGCCGAGTTCCTCGTCGCGGGCGGGCACCGGTGCTTCGGCCACGTCGCCGGGTGGCACGGCTCCAGCACCGGGCGCGACCGGCTCGAGGGGTTCCGCGCGGGGCTGGAGGCACGGGGCGCCCGGCTCCACCACTGCGCGCCGGGCGACTACGACCGCGCCGCCGCCGCCGAGGCCACGCGCGCGATGATGGGCGCGGCCTGTCCCCCCGACGCGATCTTCGCGGCCAACGACCACATGGCCTTCGCGGTCTTGGACTGCCTGCGGCACGACCTCTGCCTCCGGGTGCCCGGGGACGTGAGCGTGGTGGGCTACGACGACGTCTCGGTGGCCGCATGGCCGGCCTACGCGCTCACCACCGTGCGCCAGTCCTCGCGCCGCATGGTCGAGGCCACCGTCCGCGAGCTGCTGGCCCACATGGCCGCGCCCGCGCGGCCGCCCGTCCGGGTGGAGGTCGAGGGCCCGCTGGTGGTGCGGGAAAGCGCGCGGGTGCCAGAGGGATGGCACCGGGGTCGCGCGGACCCGTGA
- a CDS encoding SDR family NAD(P)-dependent oxidoreductase, with protein sequence MPLPRTPSMRLDGRRAFVPGGSRGIGLGCAVALAGAGAAVTIAARSAEQVSDAVDQMCAEGLEAEGIALDVTDLAALDRFLADRPPFDVLCNAAGIARHAPALETAPEDFDAVTSVNLRAAYFLAQRVARGMERGGSVIQISSQMGHVGGVDRAVYCATKHGVEGMTKAMAIEWGPRDIRVNTVCPTFIRTPLTAATFADPERRAWIESKIKLPRVGEVEDVMGAVLFLASDASAMVTGTALVIDGGWTAG encoded by the coding sequence ATGCCGCTGCCCCGCACCCCGTCGATGCGCCTGGACGGGCGCCGCGCCTTCGTGCCCGGCGGCTCGCGCGGGATCGGGCTGGGCTGCGCCGTGGCGCTGGCCGGGGCGGGCGCGGCGGTCACGATCGCGGCGCGCTCCGCCGAACAGGTGTCCGATGCGGTGGACCAGATGTGCGCGGAAGGGCTGGAGGCCGAAGGCATCGCGCTAGACGTCACCGACCTCGCAGCATTGGACCGCTTCCTCGCCGATCGGCCCCCCTTCGACGTCCTGTGCAACGCCGCCGGCATCGCCCGCCACGCCCCCGCGCTGGAGACCGCGCCCGAGGACTTCGACGCGGTCACGTCGGTCAACCTGCGGGCGGCCTACTTCCTCGCGCAGAGGGTGGCGCGGGGCATGGAGCGGGGCGGCTCCGTCATCCAGATCTCCAGCCAGATGGGCCACGTGGGCGGCGTGGACCGGGCCGTCTACTGCGCCACGAAGCACGGCGTGGAGGGCATGACCAAGGCCATGGCCATCGAGTGGGGGCCGCGCGACATCCGCGTGAACACCGTCTGCCCCACATTCATCCGCACGCCCCTGACCGCCGCCACCTTCGCCGACCCCGAGCGGCGTGCGTGGATCGAGTCGAAGATCAAGCTGCCGCGCGTGGGCGAGGTCGAGGACGTGATGGGCGCCGTCCTGTTCTTGGCCTCGGACGCCTCCGCCATGGTCACCGGCACGGCGCTGGTGATCGACGGCGGCTGGACCGCCGGATGA
- a CDS encoding exopolysaccharide biosynthesis protein translates to MGDAHEVVDAVERAAEGGGDRVTVGQLNDELGHRSTGALMALPALLELTPVGGIPGVPTVLAVIVAIFAVQIALGRDDMWLPDVLERRAVGRGRLRKAADWMKRPAEWIDRHFGERLTVLTGPAGTRAAAVAILLLCATVPPLEVVPFASSIPMATIALFGFAMILRDGLAMAVAWAAFAAAAVGVWWLLP, encoded by the coding sequence ATGGGCGACGCGCATGAGGTGGTCGACGCGGTAGAGCGCGCGGCGGAAGGCGGCGGCGACCGGGTCACGGTGGGCCAGCTCAACGACGAGCTGGGGCACCGCTCGACCGGCGCGCTGATGGCGCTGCCGGCGCTGCTGGAGCTGACGCCCGTGGGCGGCATCCCCGGCGTGCCCACGGTGCTGGCGGTGATCGTGGCGATCTTCGCGGTGCAGATCGCGTTGGGGCGCGACGACATGTGGCTGCCGGACGTGCTGGAGCGGCGCGCCGTCGGACGGGGCCGCCTGCGCAAGGCGGCCGACTGGATGAAGCGCCCGGCGGAGTGGATCGACCGGCACTTCGGCGAGCGGCTGACGGTGCTGACCGGCCCGGCGGGCACGCGGGCGGCGGCAGTGGCGATCCTGCTCCTTTGCGCGACGGTGCCGCCGCTGGAGGTGGTGCCGTTCGCGTCGTCGATCCCGATGGCGACGATCGCGCTGTTCGGCTTCGCGATGATCCTGCGGGATGGCTTGGCGATGGCGGTGGCGTGGGCGGCGTTCGCCGCGGCGGCGGTGGGGGTATGGTGGCTGCTGCCCTAG
- a CDS encoding ester cyclase — MGEAVAALVAPDAPVHLCHPFGEVPGGAGFAEAALAPLWAAMPDAERRVDVSIRGTDGHGQEWHGEAGHYAGTFAGPFLGIPPTGRMAFLRFHEFYRMEGARAVEVQAVWDLPDLMMQARVWPMGPALGRTGLVPGPMTQDGRAQSGDGAEAKVVVLDMLDHLHLSPQGEAAMRLDAFWHPRCAWYGPGGIGTARGIAGFRAHHQIPFLDALPDRRGLVEQGHFFGEGDYAAFTAWPGMEMTVTGGGWLGIAPAGQRITMRSLDFWRVEGRLIRENWVLVDLLHVWDQLGVDVLGRMRQLL; from the coding sequence ATGGGGGAGGCCGTCGCGGCTCTGGTCGCCCCCGACGCGCCCGTGCACCTATGCCATCCGTTCGGTGAAGTTCCCGGTGGGGCGGGTTTCGCGGAGGCGGCCCTCGCGCCGCTCTGGGCAGCGATGCCAGACGCGGAGCGGCGGGTCGACGTCTCGATCCGCGGCACCGACGGGCATGGGCAGGAGTGGCACGGCGAGGCGGGGCACTATGCAGGCACCTTTGCCGGCCCGTTCCTCGGCATCCCGCCCACCGGGCGCATGGCGTTCCTGCGTTTCCATGAGTTCTACCGCATGGAAGGCGCGCGGGCGGTCGAGGTGCAGGCGGTCTGGGACCTGCCCGACCTGATGATGCAGGCACGCGTCTGGCCGATGGGCCCCGCCCTGGGCCGCACGGGTCTGGTGCCCGGGCCGATGACCCAGGACGGGCGCGCGCAATCGGGCGATGGGGCTGAGGCGAAGGTCGTCGTCCTCGACATGCTGGACCACCTGCACCTCTCCCCGCAGGGCGAGGCGGCGATGCGCCTTGACGCCTTCTGGCACCCGCGCTGCGCGTGGTACGGGCCGGGCGGAATTGGGACCGCGCGGGGCATCGCGGGCTTCCGCGCCCACCACCAGATCCCGTTCCTCGACGCATTGCCCGACCGGCGCGGGCTGGTGGAGCAAGGGCACTTCTTCGGGGAGGGCGACTACGCCGCCTTCACCGCTTGGCCCGGCATGGAGATGACCGTGACGGGCGGCGGCTGGCTGGGCATCGCGCCCGCCGGGCAGCGCATCACCATGCGTTCCCTGGACTTCTGGCGCGTCGAGGGGCGGCTGATCCGCGAGAACTGGGTGCTCGTGGACCTGCTCCACGTCTGGGACCAGCTCGGCGTCGACGTGCTGGGGCGGATGCGGCAACTGCTCTAG
- the hisD gene encoding histidinol dehydrogenase, with product MADHLKRGRPDADRAEDDRRVRASVEAALADIEARGDAAVREMSQRFDRYDPESFRLSASEIEALIAELSPRELADIRFAQKQVRRFAQAQRDSMLDIEVETMPGIVLGHRNIPVQSVGCYVPGGKFPMVASAHMSVLTAAVAGVPRIVGCSPAVNGRPNAAVVAAMHMGGAHEIHMLGGIQAVGAMALGTETIEPVHMLVGPGNAFVAEAKRQLFGRVGIDLFAGPTETLVIADETVDAEMCATDLLGQAEHGPDSPAVLLTTSRRLAEATLAEVERILAILPTPHARQAWADYGEVIVCADHDEMLREAERIASEHVQVMTDRDDWYLEHMTAYGAMFLGPRTNVANGDKVIGTNHTLPTKKAGRYTGGLWVGKFLKTHSYQRITSDEAAAEIGAYGSRLSMLEGFVGHAEQCNLRVRRYGGVNVPYGEGAPHRDAAE from the coding sequence ATGGCAGACCATCTCAAGCGGGGGCGTCCCGACGCCGACCGGGCCGAGGACGACCGCCGCGTCCGCGCCTCCGTGGAGGCGGCGCTCGCCGACATCGAGGCCCGCGGCGACGCTGCCGTGCGCGAGATGTCGCAGCGCTTCGACCGCTACGACCCCGAGAGCTTCCGCCTCTCCGCCTCGGAGATCGAGGCGCTGATCGCCGAGCTCTCCCCGCGCGAGCTGGCCGACATCCGCTTCGCCCAGAAGCAGGTGCGCCGCTTCGCGCAGGCGCAGCGCGACAGCATGCTCGACATCGAGGTCGAGACCATGCCCGGCATCGTGCTCGGGCACCGCAACATCCCCGTGCAGTCGGTCGGCTGCTACGTGCCCGGCGGCAAGTTCCCCATGGTCGCCTCGGCGCACATGAGCGTGCTCACCGCCGCCGTCGCCGGCGTGCCGCGCATCGTCGGCTGCTCGCCGGCGGTGAACGGGCGCCCGAACGCGGCCGTGGTGGCGGCGATGCACATGGGCGGCGCGCACGAGATCCACATGCTCGGCGGCATTCAGGCCGTGGGCGCCATGGCGCTGGGCACGGAGACCATCGAGCCCGTCCACATGCTGGTCGGACCCGGGAACGCCTTCGTGGCCGAGGCCAAGCGCCAGCTCTTCGGGCGCGTCGGCATCGACCTCTTCGCCGGCCCCACCGAGACGCTGGTGATCGCCGACGAGACCGTGGACGCCGAGATGTGCGCCACCGACCTGCTGGGCCAGGCGGAGCACGGCCCCGACAGCCCCGCCGTGCTGCTGACCACCTCGCGCCGGCTGGCCGAGGCCACGCTGGCCGAGGTCGAGCGCATCCTCGCGATCCTCCCCACGCCCCACGCCCGCCAGGCCTGGGCCGACTACGGCGAGGTGATCGTCTGCGCGGACCACGACGAGATGCTCCGCGAGGCAGAGCGCATCGCCTCGGAGCACGTGCAGGTGATGACCGACCGCGACGACTGGTACCTCGAGCACATGACCGCCTACGGCGCCATGTTCCTCGGACCCCGCACCAACGTCGCCAACGGCGACAAGGTGATCGGCACCAACCACACGCTGCCCACCAAGAAGGCCGGGCGCTACACGGGCGGGCTTTGGGTCGGCAAGTTCCTCAAGACGCACTCCTACCAGCGCATCACGTCGGACGAGGCGGCGGCGGAGATCGGGGCCTACGGCTCGCGCCTGTCGATGCTGGAGGGGTTCGTGGGGCACGCCGAGCAGTGCAACCTGCGGGTCCGGCGGTATGGGGGCGTGAACGTTCCCTATGGGGAGGGGGCGCCGCATCGGGATGCGGCGGAGTAG
- a CDS encoding alpha/beta fold hydrolase has translation MVRYTERDGTRLAYEATAGQGPGVVFLGGFKSDMGGTKATDLEAWARAEGRAFLRLDYSGHGDSSGAFEDGTIGRWRDDAAHVIDEATEGPQVLVGSSMGGWIALLLARAMPERVAGLVTIAAAPDFTEDGYWAGFDVAQRAALAREGRVAVPSDYGEPYVITRALIEDGRRHLVLRSPLALPMPVRMLQGTADADVPLLWATRLLDHAEGPDMALTLVKGADHRFSEPDQLALIRRSVVEVVARAG, from the coding sequence ATGGTGCGCTACACTGAACGGGACGGGACGCGGCTGGCCTACGAGGCGACCGCGGGGCAGGGGCCGGGCGTGGTGTTCCTGGGCGGGTTCAAGTCCGACATGGGCGGCACCAAGGCAACGGATCTGGAAGCCTGGGCGCGGGCCGAGGGGCGGGCCTTCCTGCGTCTCGACTACTCCGGGCACGGGGATTCCAGCGGCGCGTTCGAGGACGGCACCATCGGGCGCTGGCGGGACGACGCGGCGCACGTGATCGACGAGGCGACCGAGGGGCCGCAGGTGCTGGTCGGCTCGTCCATGGGCGGCTGGATCGCGCTCCTGCTCGCGCGTGCGATGCCAGAACGGGTCGCGGGGCTGGTCACGATCGCCGCCGCGCCCGACTTCACCGAGGACGGCTACTGGGCCGGCTTCGACGTGGCGCAGCGGGCCGCGCTGGCGCGCGAAGGGCGCGTCGCCGTCCCCTCGGACTACGGCGAGCCTTACGTCATCACCCGCGCCCTGATCGAGGACGGGCGCCGCCACCTCGTGTTGCGGAGCCCCCTCGCGCTGCCGATGCCGGTGCGGATGCTGCAGGGCACCGCCGACGCCGACGTGCCGCTCCTCTGGGCCACGCGGCTCCTGGACCATGCCGAGGGGCCGGACATGGCGCTGACGCTGGTGAAGGGGGCCGACCACCGCTTCTCGGAGCCGGACCAGCTCGCCCTGATCCGTCGCAGCGTGGTCGAGGTGGTGGCGCGGGCGGGCTAG
- the thrS gene encoding threonine--tRNA ligase, which translates to MSQPITLTLPDGARREVPAGTTAGELAASISKSLGKKAISATVDGQHWDLQWPLERDAAIAIHTLADDAPALELIRHDFAHVMARAVQSIWPDVKVTIGPVRDHGWFYDFDREEPFTPEDLGQIEAEMRRIIAARDPVRTEVWDRDRARSHYEAANEPFKVELIDRIPEGEPLRMYWHGDWQDLCRGPHLQHTGQLPADAFKLTRVSAAYWLGDSTRPQLQRIYGVAFRTKDELKQHLHFLEEAEKRDHRRLGREMDLFHMQEEAPGQVFWHPNGWTIYTTLQDYMRRKQRADGYVEVNTPQVVDRKLWEASGHWTKYQEHMFIVEVDEEHAREKAVNALKPMNCPCHVQVYNHGLKSYRDLPLRMAEFGSCSRYEPSGALHGIMRVRGFTQDDAHIFCTEAQIEAECAKFIEFLASVYADLGFETFEIAFATRPEVRVGTDESWDHVENALESAIRSTGRTYRVEEGDGAFYGPKLDFYLTDAIGRVWQCGTFQVDPNLPERLGATYVAEDGEKHRPYMLHRACLGSFERFIGILVENSAGKLPFWLAPRQVVVASIVSEADDYVREVVAALQAAGVRAEADVRNEKINYKVREHSVGKVPAILAIGRQEVEDRTATLRRLGEKRTEVLSLDEVAARLGAEATPPDLLPG; encoded by the coding sequence ATGTCCCAGCCGATCACCCTCACCCTTCCCGACGGCGCCCGGCGCGAGGTGCCCGCGGGCACCACCGCGGGCGAGCTGGCGGCCTCGATCTCGAAGTCGCTCGGCAAGAAGGCGATCTCCGCCACCGTGGACGGGCAGCACTGGGATCTCCAGTGGCCGCTGGAGCGGGACGCGGCGATCGCGATCCACACCCTCGCCGACGATGCCCCCGCGCTGGAGCTGATCCGTCACGACTTCGCGCACGTCATGGCGCGCGCCGTGCAGTCGATCTGGCCCGACGTGAAGGTCACCATCGGCCCGGTGCGCGACCACGGCTGGTTCTACGACTTCGACCGTGAGGAGCCGTTCACCCCCGAGGACCTCGGGCAGATCGAGGCCGAGATGCGTCGCATCATAGCCGCGCGCGATCCCGTCCGAACCGAGGTCTGGGACCGCGACCGGGCGCGTTCTCACTACGAGGCCGCGAACGAGCCCTTTAAGGTCGAGCTGATCGACCGCATCCCCGAGGGCGAGCCGCTCCGCATGTACTGGCACGGGGACTGGCAGGACCTCTGCCGCGGCCCGCACCTCCAGCACACCGGCCAGCTGCCCGCCGACGCCTTCAAGCTGACCCGCGTCTCGGCGGCCTACTGGCTGGGCGACAGCACCCGCCCGCAGCTCCAGCGCATCTACGGCGTGGCGTTCCGCACCAAGGACGAGCTCAAGCAGCACCTCCACTTCCTGGAGGAGGCCGAGAAACGCGACCACCGGCGGCTGGGCCGCGAGATGGACCTGTTCCACATGCAGGAGGAGGCGCCGGGCCAGGTGTTCTGGCACCCGAACGGCTGGACCATCTACACGACCTTGCAGGACTACATGCGCCGCAAGCAGCGCGCCGACGGCTACGTGGAGGTGAACACCCCCCAGGTCGTGGACCGCAAGCTGTGGGAGGCCTCGGGCCACTGGACCAAGTACCAGGAGCACATGTTCATCGTCGAGGTCGACGAGGAGCATGCTCGCGAGAAGGCGGTGAACGCGCTCAAGCCCATGAACTGCCCCTGCCACGTGCAGGTCTACAACCATGGGCTCAAGTCGTACCGCGACCTGCCGCTGCGCATGGCCGAGTTCGGGTCGTGCTCGCGCTACGAGCCCTCGGGCGCGCTGCACGGCATCATGCGCGTGCGCGGCTTCACCCAGGACGACGCCCACATCTTCTGCACCGAGGCGCAGATCGAGGCGGAGTGCGCGAAGTTCATCGAGTTCCTGGCCTCGGTCTATGCCGACCTCGGGTTCGAGACCTTCGAGATCGCCTTCGCCACCCGGCCCGAGGTGCGGGTCGGCACCGACGAGTCGTGGGACCACGTGGAGAACGCGCTGGAGTCCGCGATCCGCTCGACGGGCCGCACCTACCGCGTGGAGGAGGGCGACGGCGCGTTCTACGGACCGAAGCTGGACTTCTACCTCACCGACGCCATCGGCCGGGTCTGGCAGTGCGGCACCTTCCAGGTGGACCCGAACCTGCCCGAGCGGCTGGGTGCGACCTACGTGGCCGAGGACGGCGAGAAGCACCGCCCCTACATGCTGCACCGCGCCTGCCTGGGCAGCTTCGAGCGGTTCATCGGCATCCTCGTCGAGAACTCCGCCGGAAAGCTGCCCTTCTGGCTGGCGCCGCGGCAGGTGGTGGTGGCCTCGATCGTGTCCGAGGCCGACGACTACGTGCGCGAGGTCGTGGCCGCTCTGCAGGCCGCGGGCGTGCGGGCCGAAGCCGACGTTCGCAACGAGAAGATCAACTACAAGGTGCGCGAGCACTCCGTGGGCAAGGTGCCCGCGATCCTCGCCATCGGCCGGCAGGAAGTCGAGGACCGCACCGCGACGCTGCGGCGCCTCGGCGAGAAGCGCACCGAGGTGCTGAGCCTCGACGAGGTGGCCGCCCGCCTCGGGGCCGAGGCGACGCCACCCGATCTCCTGCCGGGCTGA
- a CDS encoding heme-binding protein codes for MQLTTALSQIAELGLAIVAPSVARSRTEQPHYTPERADPPFELRHYDPQVVAEVTGTGDREGTADDLFPVLADYIFATHRDGPDIEMTTPVEQAPVTLTRTGDALSAAAYTLRFTMPSRWTLDTLPDPDDDRVRLRAIGPRRMAVLPFNGRAETELLRDKEAELRRWIEAEALVPRGPAEFAYYDPPVTPGPWKLNEVRVEVE; via the coding sequence ATGCAGCTCACCACCGCGCTATCCCAGATCGCCGAGCTCGGCCTCGCGATCGTCGCACCCTCGGTGGCCCGTTCGCGCACCGAGCAGCCGCACTACACGCCGGAGCGGGCGGACCCGCCGTTCGAGCTGAGGCACTACGACCCGCAGGTAGTGGCCGAGGTCACCGGAACCGGCGACCGTGAGGGCACCGCCGACGACCTCTTCCCGGTGCTCGCCGACTACATCTTCGCCACGCACCGCGACGGCCCCGACATCGAGATGACCACGCCCGTGGAGCAGGCCCCCGTGACCCTGACCCGCACCGGCGACGCCCTGAGCGCGGCGGCCTACACGCTGCGCTTCACCATGCCCTCGCGCTGGACGCTCGACACCCTGCCCGACCCGGACGACGACCGCGTGCGCCTGCGCGCCATCGGGCCGCGGCGCATGGCGGTGCTGCCCTTCAACGGCCGGGCCGAGACGGAGCTGCTGCGCGACAAGGAGGCCGAGCTGCGCCGCTGGATCGAGGCCGAGGCCCTCGTGCCCCGCGGGCCGGCAGAGTTCGCCTACTACGACCCGCCGGTTACGCCGGGGCCGTGGAAGCTCAACGAGGTGCGCGTCGAGGTGGAGTGA
- a CDS encoding SOS response-associated peptidase produces the protein MCGRFVLALPAAEMARVFEAAPANDLPDGPRWNVCPTTQVPAVVAGEGQRRMVSMRWGFVPHWYEKPNGGPLLINARAETVATKPAFRDAARQRRCLLPATGFYEWTKDEDDARLPWYFHPADDGLLAFAGIWQDWGELGATCAIVSCAAGPSMEAIHHREPVTLAPEDWPLWLGEAEGKAAPLMRAAPEGRLLRHRVDTRVNSNRVEGPELIESIDG, from the coding sequence ATGTGCGGCCGCTTCGTGCTCGCCCTGCCGGCCGCCGAGATGGCGCGGGTGTTCGAGGCCGCGCCCGCCAACGACCTGCCCGACGGCCCGCGCTGGAACGTCTGCCCCACCACGCAGGTGCCCGCCGTGGTCGCGGGCGAGGGTCAGCGGCGCATGGTGTCCATGCGCTGGGGCTTCGTGCCGCACTGGTACGAGAAGCCGAACGGGGGCCCGCTGCTCATCAACGCCCGCGCCGAGACGGTCGCCACCAAACCCGCGTTCCGGGACGCCGCGCGCCAGCGCCGCTGCCTCCTGCCCGCCACGGGCTTCTACGAGTGGACCAAGGACGAGGACGACGCGCGGCTGCCGTGGTACTTCCACCCCGCCGATGATGGGCTGCTGGCCTTCGCGGGCATCTGGCAGGACTGGGGCGAGCTGGGCGCGACCTGCGCCATCGTGTCCTGCGCCGCCGGCCCGTCGATGGAGGCGATCCACCACCGCGAGCCGGTGACGCTGGCGCCCGAGGACTGGCCGCTGTGGCTGGGCGAGGCGGAGGGCAAGGCGGCGCCCCTGATGCGCGCGGCGCCCGAGGGGCGGCTGCTGCGCCACCGCGTGGACACGCGCGTGAACTCGAACCGGGTCGAGGGTCCGGAGCTGATCGAGTCGATCGACGGCTGA
- a CDS encoding histidine kinase dimerization/phosphoacceptor domain -containing protein, which yields MRAPIPSDQSLRLAAIEHFDLGEQRFEDDFQGIVELAAQICECPIALVSIVREEEQSFEARCGLDASSTDLDSSVCSHAILQRDVFEIEDMRRDVRTADNPLVTDLDDPLLFYAGAPIVTPANIALGSLCVLDRVPRRLDAKQRRALQVLAEQVMQRLLLHEALRQQDMLRREVDHRVKNNLANVAVLTHMAARGAEHEETRDALEAVERRIQVMVELHSELYSRTDGVGEAAVDVPDYLGRVVQHLQAIAPEGVRLHAAFDPLVLESRRASALGVLVNELASNACKHGFPGDRAGEIRITGRREAGRGYAVRCADDGVGAAGGGTAGSGLGLRIARASAAQLGGALDIGPGETGWRGIVVFEAD from the coding sequence ATGCGCGCGCCGATACCGTCCGACCAGTCGCTCCGCCTCGCGGCGATCGAGCATTTCGACCTGGGCGAGCAGCGCTTCGAGGACGACTTCCAGGGCATCGTCGAGCTGGCCGCGCAGATCTGCGAATGCCCCATCGCGCTGGTCTCCATCGTGCGCGAGGAGGAGCAGAGCTTCGAGGCCCGCTGCGGGCTGGACGCCAGCAGCACGGACCTCGACTCGTCGGTCTGCAGCCACGCCATCCTCCAGCGCGACGTGTTCGAGATCGAGGACATGCGCCGCGACGTCCGCACCGCCGACAACCCGCTCGTCACCGATCTGGACGACCCGCTGCTGTTCTACGCAGGCGCGCCGATCGTCACGCCCGCGAACATCGCGCTGGGTTCGCTCTGCGTGCTCGACCGCGTGCCACGGCGGCTCGACGCCAAGCAGCGGCGCGCGCTGCAGGTGCTGGCCGAGCAGGTGATGCAGCGACTGCTGCTGCACGAGGCGCTGCGCCAGCAGGACATGCTCAGGCGCGAGGTGGACCACCGGGTCAAGAACAACCTCGCCAACGTGGCCGTGCTCACCCACATGGCGGCGCGCGGCGCCGAGCACGAGGAGACGCGCGATGCGCTGGAGGCTGTGGAGCGGCGCATCCAGGTGATGGTGGAGCTGCATTCCGAGCTCTACAGCCGAACCGACGGGGTGGGCGAGGCAGCGGTCGACGTCCCCGACTACCTCGGGCGGGTGGTGCAGCATCTGCAGGCCATCGCGCCCGAGGGCGTCCGGCTCCACGCCGCGTTCGACCCCCTCGTGCTCGAGTCGCGGCGCGCCTCGGCGCTGGGCGTGCTCGTGAACGAGCTGGCGTCGAACGCCTGCAAGCACGGCTTTCCGGGCGACCGCGCGGGCGAGATCCGCATAACCGGACGGCGCGAGGCGGGGCGGGGCTACGCCGTTCGCTGCGCCGACGATGGCGTCGGCGCAGCGGGGGGCGGGACCGCCGGCTCGGGGCTGGGGCTCCGGATCGCGCGCGCCTCGGCGGCGCAGCTCGGCGGCGCGCTCGACATCGGCCCCGGCGAGACCGGCTGGCGCGGCATCGTCGTCTTCGAGGCGGACTAG